GATGCGCAGGCTGCCGAGCTGGAGATACCCGTGAAGGTCGTTGCCCGTGGTCGTGCTGCCGATCGACAGGAACGCGTGGTCGGGATCGGCGCCGAACTTGCCCCAGTACAGGCGCGGGTGCGCGTTGAAGATCTGCAGGCCGCTGAGCAGCAGGCACGACAGGCACAGCACGTTGAGCCAATGGGTGATGCGCACCGTCAGCGAGTGCCGCCGCACGTAGCGGCGTGTCGGTGGTGCAACGGCGTCGGTCGGGACGGAAGCGGACATGCGGCGGTCCTCCTGCACGGGCCAGCCGGACGGCCGGCCCGTGCGTTGGATGTTACATGGGAGGAACGACGCCGTTCTTGCCCACGACCACCTGGCCGGTGACCACGCTGCCGTCGGCATTCTTTTCGGCGGAAATGAAGACCACCGCGCCCGGCGTGAGGTCGGCCGGGGTCGCCGGCGCCAGCGTCACCACCGGCGTGCCGTTGGGCACCGAGATCTTCTTTTCCTTGCCCTGGTAGGTCATCGTGACCGTGCTGCCGTCGACCGACTTCACCAGGTCGCCCACGGTCGCGTTGGTCATGGTGCTGTTGGGCTTCAGATCCCAACCGTAGCTGCCCTCACCCAGGCCCTTGAGCTGCGGCGGCAGAATCAGCACCTCGAGGGCGCCGTCCCCACCCTCCGCCTTCGGCAGCGAGGCGATGCCGACGTAGTCGCCGCTCTTGATGTCGCCGACCTTGGCCTTGGCCACGGCCGAAATCTTCCAGCCGTCCTTCAGCGTCACGGTGACGGGCTTGCCTTCGCGCGACTGCACCTGGAGCTGATTGCCCGAGAACGAGGTGACGGTGCCGCGTACGCGCACCATGTCGGCGCCGGCGGCGGCCGCCGCGGAGGCACCGACGAGTAGCAAGGCAGTGGCGACGCAGAGGGTGAGGAACCTGGAACGATGGATGTGCATGCGGATCTCCTTGGTGGGGGCGGCGGGGGGAGCCGGCCCGGCGGGCTATCGGGGGAAGGTCGAAACACGACGCGGCGCGTGGCCACGGATCGCATACTCTACCTACTAGTAGGTCGTGTCAACAGGCAAGTCGAAGCTTCCCTGGCGCGCCCGAGGGGCGCGCCTCGGTATGGCGAACGGATCGGCCGCCCGCCGGCGGCGTTCGTACGCCTAAGGCTTGGGCGCCTCGGCTCGCGTGCGTGCAAGCATGCGTTCGTACTTCTTCTTCGTGCGCGACGCGTTATGCGACCGGCTCATCGAGCAGTGCGGGATCAGGTTCTTCTCGCCGAACCCATCGATCATGATCAACCGTGGGCCGCCACGCGAATCCTCGCCGTAGACGACGTTCCACGCGTGCAGGTCGGCCGCGATCACGTCGTGGGCCAGCAGGCGGGCGTAGAACTCCTCCAGCGCGGCCCGCGTGCGGTCGGTGAAGCCCTCGGCCTGCACCCAGGCGTGCAGGGTGGGGGCGAGCCGTCCGTCCGGCGTGCGCACCTTCTCCACCACCTGGCCCAGGCCGATGTCGGTCATCTCGATGCCCACCACGCGCGCCAGCGGCGAGGTGGCGTAGTCGCCCTTGTGGATGCTGGTGACGTATTCGCGGAACTCGCGCACGAAGTCCTTGTAGGGGCCGCTGCGGGCCAGGCGGCGGATCCAGGGGCCGTTGTCCCAGCGCTCGGCGATGGACGCGGTGGAAATGACCTTGATCAGCAGATCCGGATCGTCCGGGTGCTGGTAAACCTCGCGCACGTGTCCCGTGGCGATCGGTTCGGCCTGGGCCAGTCTGAACATCGTCGATCCTCATGAGGCGCCTGAAAGGCTGCCGTAAGTTGCTGACAGGGCATGGAGTGTAGAGTCACGAGCCCGTACCATGGGATTTTTCCCCAATCCGCGCGGTGGCCACCGCGCCCACCTGCCGGATTCGAGCCTTGCGCAAGCTTACATGGCGTTTCCTCGCCGCCATCCTGGTTTTCCTCACGCTGTCACGCCTCGGCCTTTCGCTGTGGCAATGGTCGCGCGTCCACGATGCCGGCGGCCTCTGGCCGGTGCTGTTCGGCGGCTGGCGCATCGATCTTTCGCTGGTGGCGATGGTGGTGGCCCTGCCGGCGCTGCTCTCGCCCTGGCTCGGCCATCGCGCGTGGCCCACGCGCATCGCCGCATGGTGGTATCGCGTGTGGTGGTTGCTCTTCGCGTTGCTGGAGGTGTCCACGCCCCAGTTCATCGTCGAATACGACACGCGTCCCAATCGCCTGTATTTCGAGTACCTCACCAGCCCGAACGAAGTGGCCGCCATGCTCTGGCACGGCTACAAGCTCTCGGTGGGCGCCGGTCTCGTGGCGCTCCTGCTGATCGGCTGGATCGGTTTCCGCCTGTTGCCCACGCGCTCGCCCGACCGTCGTCCCATGCGTTTCGTGTGGCGGCCGGTGGTCACCGCGCTGACCTTCGCCGTGCTGTTCCTGGCCGGCCGCGGTACCTTGCAGCACCGTCCGCTCAACGCGTCGCAGGTGGCCTTCACCAACGACGCGATGGTCAACACCCTGCCTCTGAACTCGCTCTACAACGTGCTCAACGCGGCCATCGCGCTGGGTAACGAGCGGTCGGCCTCGGCGGTGTACGGCAAGATGGACGAGGCCGAAATGAACGGCATCGTGCGGGCGACGGCAGGCCTCGACGGCCCGCCGCTCGATCCGCGGTATCCGAGCCTGCACAAGCAGGAGGCCACCCGCCAGGGCGGCAAGCCGCTCAACCTCGTGATCATCCTCGAGGAAAGCCTCGGCGCCCAGTTCGTGGGTAGCCTCGGCGGCGCGGGCTACACGCCCGAATTGGACAAGCTCTCGAACGACGGCTGGTGGCTCACCCGCACCTACGCCACGGGCACGCGCTCGGCGCGCGGACTGGAGGCCGTCACCACCGGCTTCCTGCCCACACCCGCCGAAGCCGTGCTGAAACTGCCGCGCAGCCAGCGCGATTTCTTCACGCTCGGGGCCTTGCTCGACACCTTCGGCTATCACACGCGCTTCCTCTACGGCGGCGAGGCGCATTTCGACAACATGCGTTCGTTCTTCTTCGGCAACGGTTTCAACGAAGTGGTCGATAGCGCCAACTTCGAGACGAAGCCGGGCTTCGTGGGTTCGTGGGGCGCCTCCGACGAAGACATGTTCAAGGAACTGCACCAGCGGTTGCTCGACGACGGCGACAAGCCCACCTTGACCGTGGCCTTCTCGGTGTCCAACCACACGCCGTGGGAATACCCCGCCGGTCGCATCCAGCCGCAGGGCGAACCGGCCAGCAACGCCAATGCCGTGCGCTATGCCGACTGGTCGATCGGCCGCTTCTTCGAGAAAGCGAAGCAGTCGCCGTACTGGAGCCACACCGTGTTCCTCATCGTGGCCGACCACGACGCGCGCGTGTTCGGCGCGAGCCTGGTGCCGGTCCGCCATTTCCACATCCCAGCGCTGATCCTCGGCGCGGGCGTGCCGGTGAAGAAAGACGACCACATCGTGAGCCAGGTCGACCTCGCGCCCACCTTGCTCTCGCTCATCGGCATCAGCAGCGAGCATCCGATGCTCGGCGCGGACCTCACGAAGCGCTATCCCGACCGCGCGATCATGCAGTACGGCGACAACTACGGTTATCTGAAGGACGACACGCTCGTCGTGCTGCGTCCCAACCAGCCCGCCGCGCAGTACCGCTACGTGATCGACGGCGAAAAGCTCGAGCCGGAGGCGGTCGATCCGACGCTGGAGAAAGCGGTGCTGGCGCATGCGCTGTGGCCGAGCTGGGCGTACGGCAAGCAGCGGTACCGGTTGGCCCCGAAAGAAACGGCCACCAGGTAAGGCATTCGCGACCCCTTCGCCGATACGATCGGCTCCCACCCCTTCGGTAGCGGACTGACTACCGAAGGGGTGGGAGCCGATCGTATCGGCGAATGCAGGCGGAGCGGTATCTCCACCCATCAGTCACGGTTGACCGCCCCCGTGCGCTCATGCTGTACTACATGAACTAGTACACATGGCACACCAAAGATGGCCCGTACCCAGGCATTGCCCATCCAGATCGCCACGGGCGATTCCCGTCCCATCGGCCGGCAGATCGTCGACGCCGTGCGCATGCGCATCGCCACCGGCGAACTTCGCCCGGGCGCGCAACTGCCCAGCGTCCGCGGCCTGGCCCAGCAGCTCACCATCAACCCGAACACGGTCGCCAAGGCCTACGCGGAACTGACCGCCGAAGGCTGGCTGGAGTCGCGCCAGGGGCTGGGGCTTTACGTCGCCGAGCCGCGCCAGCGATGGAGCGGTGCCGAGCGCGACCGGCGCATGGACGATGCCGTGCAGGCCTTCGTGCATGAAGTGGTGGCGCTGGATTACCCGCCCGACCGTGCGCTCGAGCGCCTGGAAAAGGCGCTGGCGATCCTGGCGAAGAAAACGGCCTGAACAAGGGGAGGGGCATTCGCATGAACGACGAACCGGTCATTCGTACCCGTGCGCTGTGCAAGCGTTACGGCCGGAAGATGGCGATCGACCACCTCGATCTCGTCATCGAGCGCGGCAACATCCACGCCATCGTCGGCGCGAACGGCGCGGGCAAGTCCACGTTGTTTCGCATCCTCCTGGGTTTCATGCCGGCCACGTCGGGCGACGCGTCCATCCTCGGTCGCGATTGCCGTGCGCTGACGCCCGCCGACCGCGAGCGTATCGGCTTCGTCAACGAAGAACACACCCTGCCCGGCTGGATGACGGTGGCCGCGGTCACCGCCATGCAGCGGCGCCTGTACCGACACTGGAGCCAGGATGCGTTCGACGAAACGATCGGACATTACAACGTGCTGGGCGGCCAGAAGGTCTCGCAGCTGTCGCGCGGTGAACGTGCGGGCTTCAACCTCGCGTTGACCCTCGCGCAGCAGCCCGAGCTGCTCGTGTTCGACGAGCCCACGCTCGGCCTGGACGTGGTCGCCAAGCGCGCCTTCCTGGAAACCCTGCTCTACTCCAACGCCACGCGCGATTGCACGGTGGTGTACTGCTCGCACCAGATGGAGGAAATCGAGCGGGTGGCCGACAACCTCATCATCATGGAGCGTGGCGCGCTGCGAAACATGTCCCCGCCCGACGACTTCCGCGCCCGCGTGTCCTGCTGGGTGGCCGACATCCCCTTTCGCGGCCCCGATCCGCGGCAGGTGCCGGGCCTGCTCGAGGCGCAACGCATCGACGGACTGCATCACTACCTCGTACTCGACCAGGGCGACGACTTCGCGGAGTTCCTGCGCAGTTGCGGCGCGCGCGACGTGCATGCCATGCCGGTGAGCCTCGACCGCGCGGTCAACGGGTTTCTCGCCAAGCACCACGCGATGCCCACCGCGGCCTGAGGAGACAGATATGCTCGACATCGCCCGTTCCGAATGGATGCGCTACCGTTGGTGGTTTCTCGCCTTCGCGATCGCCCACGTCCTCGTTCTGGTGTTCTTCAACCGCCTGGTCGACCTGGGGCAGCAGCCGCTCAACGTGTATCGCCTCTTCGCCGGGGTCTATGCGCTCACGGGAGGGCTGCTGGGTCTGCACCAGATGGGTACCTGGCGCAGGCCCAACCAGTGGCTCAACCTCCTGCATCGTCCCCTGGCGCCCAGGCGCATCGCCATCGCGCTGCTCGCGACGGCGGGGGCGGGGCTGGCCGCGTCCATCGCCCTGCCGACGTTGGCGGCGGTAGCCTGGCAGGCATGGGGCACGGCACGCGTCGTCGATCCGCGCCATGTGATGCTCCCCCTGGGCGGATGGCTCATCGCCCTGTGCGGATACGCCGCCGGCGCTTACGGCATGCTGGCCAATCGGCGTTATTCGGCGAGCGCGCTGGTGCTGCTGTTCTGGATCGGTTCGGCGCACGCCGCAGGCCTCGGTGCCATCGGCGTGCAACTGCTGGCGTGCGCGTGCGGCATCGCCATGGTGCTGGTCGCGTTCCGACCCGATCTCGGCGCACCGCCACGCGGCGTCCTTTCGACGGTACTCGTGGCGTTGCCCGTGCAGGTCGGCGTCTACGTCGGCATCCTCCTGCTGGCGTTCCTCGCCGAACTGCTCTGGATCATGCTTGGCACGCATCCGGCGAACACGGTGGCGCCGCCGCGTGGCGGTTACACGGAAACCGAGCGCATGGCGCCGCGCGAGCGCATGCTGGCGGGGCTCGCGGGCGCCACGCTCGCCGACGCGGCGTTGTGGCGCGAGCAGGTCGCCTTGTCCGAGGTTCACGCGATGGGCCGCCTCTTCGTCGACCTGCCCGTGCGCGGGGCGATGAGCAACGGCGTCGATGCCGAATTCGACGACGACGACGCTCGCGTTCGCTGGACCTTCAGCCATGCCGCCATGCGCTACGAAGGAAGGAACATCGCCGACGGTCGCGGCGTGGGAACCTTGGGAATCGGCACCGATGGCCACGCGTTCCCCGCGATTCCCACCGTGACCGATCCGCTGCCGGGCATGACGCATGGCGACGTGACGATCGTCGCGGGAAACATGCTCTACCGCTATGCGTCGTCGGTGCGCCGCGTCGTACCGCGTATCGCCCTGCCCGAAGGGGAATACCTGCTCGGCGTCACGCCGATGGGCGGCAATCTTGTGGTGCGGGGCGACAAGGCGATCTATCTCTTCGACGGTCGCCATCTCGTCGACGGCGACGGCTTGCTCGCACCGCGCCAGCGCATCGCGATACCCGGCGCGCCGGGCGACCTTACCCGCGCCGAGCTGGTGGAAGCCGTTGACGGTTACCTGCTCTCGTTCACGTTTACCTGGCACGCCTCCGACATGCGCGGCGTCCCGCCGTATCAGACGGTGCTGTGGGTCGACGACGCGGGCAAGGTCGTTCCCGTCGCCACGCGGACGATGGGCTCGGACTACCCCTTGCCGCACCGGTACCGGAGCTGGTGGCCGTCTCCCGCGATGTACGTCGTACGCGAGGTCGCCACGCATCTCTTCGCCGATACCGATCCCACGCAGCGTACCGATGCGCCTTCCGTTCCCGGAGTCGTGCGGCTATGGGCGGCGATGGCGATGCTGGCAAGCCTGCTGGCCGGCGCGTGGATGGTGCGCAGGCGTCGCATGTCTCCCACGGCCGGCATGGCGTGGACGGTAGCGTGCGGACTGATCGGTCCACCCGCCGTCGTCAGCCTGGGCTTGATCGTGCCTGCCGTCGAACACGAAACGGCGAACGTGCCCGCCACCGCCTGATCGACCACCGGAGATACTCGTCATGATCACGTTCCGGCCCTGGCTGGGAGCGCTCCTCGCGCTCGCCTTCTCGATGCCGATCCTGGGTAACGATTTCCGGCGCGACGTACGCGCCGAGGCGGCTCGTCCCGTCGCGCCGCGATATCCTCGCGAGGCGTTTCTCCAGACGCCGTCCATCGTCGCGACGGCGATGGCGCCCGATGGCGGGAGCGTGGCGTTCCTGCGCGGCGACGACGTTGCGCGGAGCGTCTGGATCCTCGACGTCGCCACGGGCAGGGAGCGCATGCTGCTGGCGCACACGGAAGCCACGCGGGTCGCGTGGACGCGTGACAGCCGGTGGTTGGTCGTCGCAGCGCCGGGCAGGCTGTCGGTCCTGTCGGCCCTGGGCCAGGGCGCGCGGGTACTCGCGCTGCTGGGTGGCCCCGAAGCACGCGAATTCCTCGACCCCGATCCGTCCCGGGCGGCGGTCCTCGTGCGGGAACGGACCCTCGATTCGCTGGGGCGTCCCGCGGGCTGGCGCCTGTCGCGCATCGACGTGAGCGGTGCATCGACGGTACTCGAGGAAAGCCCGCGACGCATCGTCGGTTACGCCTTCGCCGGCGAGCGGCTGGCCTACGTGCAGCACATGCGCGACACGTCGATCGTCACCACGCGAATCGACGCGTCGGGACGACGCACCGACGTCCTGCGTTGCGAGGTGTTGCGTCGATGCACCTTATGGCCCGTGGTGGGCGAAGGTGACCGGGTCTACCTCCTCGGCGACGTGGGCGGCGATCTTCGCCGGCTGCAACGCCTGCGCGCCGACGGCACGCTCCAGGAGATCGCCGCCGATCCCGACGGACAGGCCGACGTCGACGACGTCTCGGCGCGTCCCGAAGACGGGCTGCCTGCGATCCTCACCTTCCGCGGCGCCGTCGCCAGCAGCACGGCACTGGACGAGGTGACCGCCGAACGCCTGCGGACGATCGAACGTGCTCTCCCGCGGCGTGCGCTGTCCTTCGATACGGGCCGCTCGCATTGGCTCGTGGGAGAGCGGGGCGGGGCGATGCAAGGGGCGCGTTACCATCTGTTCGATACGGCGACGGGACGTCTGACCGAGATACTCATGGACGCGCCGCGCCATGCCCGCGACGGCCGGCCGGGACGTTGGCTTCCCGAACACACGATGGCGCGGCAGCTGCCGTTCGAGTGGACCGCGTCCGACGGGATGCGGCTGCACGGCTTCGTCCGCATTCCGCCCGGTGAGGACGCAAGCCGTCTCCCGGTCGCCGTGCTGGTGCACGGCGGTCCATGGAACCATGTCGATCCCGACGAATTCGGCGCGGGTTATTCGGCGTTTCTCGCCAATCGTGGCTACGTGGTGTTCGAGCCCAACTTCCGCGGCTCCACGGGGTTCGGCAGGGATTATCTCCTGGCGCCCCGCGGCGATTTCGGCAACGGTCGCGTACAGCGCGACATCGAGGAAGGCGTGCACGCGCTCCTCGATGCGGGGATAGGGGACGCCGACCGCGTCGCGATGGTGGGTGCCTCGTTCGGCGGGTACACCACGCTGCTGGCCCTGACCTGGCAATCGGATCTGTTCAAGGCGGGCGTCGCCTTCGTGCCACCGGCGGATTTCGCCTGGGACCTGACCTGGATCGGTCGCACGCCGGAAGCGAACCGGCTTTCGCGCGAATTGCCCTATGAACGCTGGATGGCGGCGATGTCGTTGGACCTGGCCGACCCGGTCGCCATGCAGCGGCTGCACGCGCAATCGCCGTTGTCGAATGCGTCGCGCATGAGGCGTCCATTGCTCGTGATCGCCGGAGGCCGCGACCAGCGCGTCGCCTTGCGCGGGGTGCTGGGTTATGCGGCGAACCTGCATCTGCTCGGTCGCGACGTGACGCTGGTGGTCGATCCCGACGCCGGGCATGTCAATGAACGTGCCGTGGCGAGGGAGGCGGGGTTCTACCTGATGGCGGACATGTTGCACCGTCATATCGGCGGACGGGCCGATGACGCGCCGGATGCGGAGATGACGGCCTACATCGAAAAAAACACCGCGTTGCCGCAGGCTATCGCGACGAAGTGATGCGACCGTCCAGGGTGCGATGCACGATCTCGGCCAACGCCGCCTGCGAATACGGCTTGGCCAGCCGCGGAATCTCCAGTTGCGTGCCCATGGGCAGTTCCGCATAGCCGGTCGCCATGATCACCGGCAACGTCGGCCAGCGCTCCTGGAGGCGGAGCACCAGTTGCGCGCCCGTCATGCGCGGCATGGCGTGGTCGGTGATCACCAGGTCCACCGGCATCCGTTCGAGCACGCGCAAGGCCTCTTCCGCCGATGACGTGGACAAGACGCGGTAGCCGAGATCTTCGAGCATCTCGACGGTGGTGGACCGCACGAGATCGTCGTCGTCGACGCTGAGCACGGTGCGCAGGTGCCCGTCGCCCATCCTCAACAGGGGCATCGCATCGTCCGGCAGGCGATGCGCGGATGCCGGGCCATCGGCGGCCGGTAGCCAGATCTCCGCCGTGGTGCCTTCCCCGGGCACGCTGTGCAGCAAGAGCGCGCCGCCCGACTGCTCGGCCAGTCCGTGCACCATCGACAGTCCGAGTCCCGTGCCCTTGCCGACGCCCTTGGTGGTGAAGAACGGTTCCGTCGCGCGCTTGAGCGTCAACTCGTCCATGCCGCTGCCGGAGTCGGAGAGGGCCAGGCGCACGTAATGGCCCGGGGCGAGTTGCGCCAGGGAGTCCTGTAACCACACCTCGTCGGTGGCGATCACCAGCCGGCCCGCGCCGTCCATCGCGTCGCGTGCGTTCACCGCCAGGTTGAGCAGGGCGGTTTCGAGTTGGTTCGCGTCGACTTCCACGGCTGGCAGGCGCGGGCCGAAGTGCGTCTCGACGGTCACCGTGGAACCCAGCGAACGCTGCATCAGGTCGGCCATGCCGTCGACCAGCGCGCGGAGGTCGACGCGCTCGGTTTTCAGTTCCTGTCGCCGTGCGAAGGCCAGCATGCGGCCGGTGAGCGAGCTGCCTCGTTCCGCGCCGGCGCGCGCATTGTCGAGCAGGCGAAGGAGCAGGGGCTCCTGCGGCATGCGCTCGCGAAGCAATTCGAGGCTGCCCTGGACGGCCATCAGCAGGTTATTGAAGTCGTGCGCGATGCCGCCCGTGAGGCTGCCGAGCGCTTCCATTTTCTGCACCTGCATCAGCGCCTGTTCCGCCTTGATGCGAGCGGTCTTCTCCACCGCTTCGGGCACCATGGCGGTGACGTCGCCGCGCTCGTTCACCACCGGACGAAGCGAGAAATCGAACGCCCGCACGCCCGTGGGCAGGGTGAGCGTCATGCTGATGTTCTCGGTGGCACCGCCGGCCACGCGGCGCACGGCCGCCTCCACCGTGTCGGACATGCCCGGCGTATCGGTGAACCACGGCGTGAGCCAGAACGGAAGCCCGACCACGTCCTCGAGCGTGACGCCGATGCCGGCCAGTGCCGTGCCGTTGATGTAGAGCAGCGTGCCGTCCGCCGACATGAGCCCCTGGTAGAGATGCGAGGTTTCGAAGATGGTGCGGATGTTCGCCTCGCTGCGCTCCAGCGCGGCGGTGCGTTCGGCCACCTGGGCTTCCAACTCCTCGCGGAATCGCCGCTCGCCGTCCCGCGTCACGGCTTCGGCACGCGCGCGTTCGATGTGCGCCCAGCAACGTTCGGAGACTTCGGCGAGCAGCGCGAGTTCGCGCGGCGTCCAGCACCGGGGCGACGCATCATGGATGGCCATGAGCGCGGTGAGGCGGTTCTCCTTGATGAGGGGCATGCAGATGGTGGCGGCCAGCCCGATCGACAGGAAGGTCGCGGCTTCGTCGGGGTGGAGTTCGGCGGCATTGTCGTGCAGCACGAGCGGTCGGCCGGCGTGCAGCTCGTGCACGGCGCGCTTGCCGAAAGCACTGAGCCGGTAGTGGCCGACGATGCTCGTCGCGCCATCCGTCGCCCAATCGCCGCGGATGGTGAAGCCGTCCTCGTCCGCATCCATGTCGGCGTAGGCGCAGACCGATACGTCGAGATACTCGCCGAGCATGCGCGCGGTGATCGCCATGATCCGGTCGGCATCGGTCGTTTCGGCCGTGCGCTTGCCCAGCTCGTCGAGGAAGCGCAGGCGCTCTTCGCTTTCGCGCACGCGTTGTTCCGCGCGGACGCGCTCGGTGGTTTCCACCACGATGGCGATCACGCCGCCCGGCCGCCCGGTCTCGTCGAGCACCGGCGAATAGTCCAGGTTCATCCACACGGGCTCCGGCTTGCCATGCCGTTCGAGCGTGAGTTCCTGGTCCCGATAGGCCAGCGTGCCGCCTGCCAGGCCGACCCGCATCACGTTGTCGTTGAAGTCGGCGATCTCCGCCCAGCCCTTGCGAACTTCCGAGCCCAGGAGGCGCGGATGGCGGCTGCCCGCGAAGACGGAATAGGCGTCGTTGTAGATCATGATGCCGCGCTCGCCCCACAGCAGCACGATCGGTACCGGCGAGAGCAGCAACAGGGCCGTGGCCGTGCGCAGGCTCTGCGGCCACTGTCCGATGTGGCCGAGCCCGGTGGCGCTCCAGTCGAAGGCGCGTATGAGCGCCCCGGCCTCGCCCCCGGCATCCAGCCAGGAAAGATCGCTATCCGGTCCCTGCTTGGGGGGCGACTCGCTCATCGACGACGACGTTCCATAGGCTTGTCGTACCGAATATATGCATAGCGGATGTGAGGGATTTCGCAAGAACCACCGGGGGAACGCTTCTCCTGGCCGTGACGTCAGGTCGACACGGCGCTGCCACAGTTTCCGCAGAACCGGTCGCCCATGCCGACCGGCGTCGCGCAGGAAGGGCAGCCCAGGGCCGCGATCGCCGGTCCGTGGGCTGGGCCGACGGTGGCGGCGAGGCTGCCGGCCGCGGGTGCGACCGGATGGTTCAGGCTGCCGAGCAAGGCTGCTTTCTGCAGGTCCGTTTTCGACGTGGGCGCCACGATGACGCTCTGCTCCTGGGCGA
This window of the Luteibacter aegosomatis genome carries:
- a CDS encoding YrbL family protein; translation: MFRLAQAEPIATGHVREVYQHPDDPDLLIKVISTASIAERWDNGPWIRRLARSGPYKDFVREFREYVTSIHKGDYATSPLARVVGIEMTDIGLGQVVEKVRTPDGRLAPTLHAWVQAEGFTDRTRAALEEFYARLLAHDVIAADLHAWNVVYGEDSRGGPRLIMIDGFGEKNLIPHCSMSRSHNASRTKKKYERMLARTRAEAPKP
- a CDS encoding LTA synthase family protein, producing the protein MRKLTWRFLAAILVFLTLSRLGLSLWQWSRVHDAGGLWPVLFGGWRIDLSLVAMVVALPALLSPWLGHRAWPTRIAAWWYRVWWLLFALLEVSTPQFIVEYDTRPNRLYFEYLTSPNEVAAMLWHGYKLSVGAGLVALLLIGWIGFRLLPTRSPDRRPMRFVWRPVVTALTFAVLFLAGRGTLQHRPLNASQVAFTNDAMVNTLPLNSLYNVLNAAIALGNERSASAVYGKMDEAEMNGIVRATAGLDGPPLDPRYPSLHKQEATRQGGKPLNLVIILEESLGAQFVGSLGGAGYTPELDKLSNDGWWLTRTYATGTRSARGLEAVTTGFLPTPAEAVLKLPRSQRDFFTLGALLDTFGYHTRFLYGGEAHFDNMRSFFFGNGFNEVVDSANFETKPGFVGSWGASDEDMFKELHQRLLDDGDKPTLTVAFSVSNHTPWEYPAGRIQPQGEPASNANAVRYADWSIGRFFEKAKQSPYWSHTVFLIVADHDARVFGASLVPVRHFHIPALILGAGVPVKKDDHIVSQVDLAPTLLSLIGISSEHPMLGADLTKRYPDRAIMQYGDNYGYLKDDTLVVLRPNQPAAQYRYVIDGEKLEPEAVDPTLEKAVLAHALWPSWAYGKQRYRLAPKETATR
- a CDS encoding GntR family transcriptional regulator, with the translated sequence MARTQALPIQIATGDSRPIGRQIVDAVRMRIATGELRPGAQLPSVRGLAQQLTINPNTVAKAYAELTAEGWLESRQGLGLYVAEPRQRWSGAERDRRMDDAVQAFVHEVVALDYPPDRALERLEKALAILAKKTA
- a CDS encoding ABC transporter ATP-binding protein yields the protein MNDEPVIRTRALCKRYGRKMAIDHLDLVIERGNIHAIVGANGAGKSTLFRILLGFMPATSGDASILGRDCRALTPADRERIGFVNEEHTLPGWMTVAAVTAMQRRLYRHWSQDAFDETIGHYNVLGGQKVSQLSRGERAGFNLALTLAQQPELLVFDEPTLGLDVVAKRAFLETLLYSNATRDCTVVYCSHQMEEIERVADNLIIMERGALRNMSPPDDFRARVSCWVADIPFRGPDPRQVPGLLEAQRIDGLHHYLVLDQGDDFAEFLRSCGARDVHAMPVSLDRAVNGFLAKHHAMPTAA
- a CDS encoding S9 family peptidase, with amino-acid sequence MITFRPWLGALLALAFSMPILGNDFRRDVRAEAARPVAPRYPREAFLQTPSIVATAMAPDGGSVAFLRGDDVARSVWILDVATGRERMLLAHTEATRVAWTRDSRWLVVAAPGRLSVLSALGQGARVLALLGGPEAREFLDPDPSRAAVLVRERTLDSLGRPAGWRLSRIDVSGASTVLEESPRRIVGYAFAGERLAYVQHMRDTSIVTTRIDASGRRTDVLRCEVLRRCTLWPVVGEGDRVYLLGDVGGDLRRLQRLRADGTLQEIAADPDGQADVDDVSARPEDGLPAILTFRGAVASSTALDEVTAERLRTIERALPRRALSFDTGRSHWLVGERGGAMQGARYHLFDTATGRLTEILMDAPRHARDGRPGRWLPEHTMARQLPFEWTASDGMRLHGFVRIPPGEDASRLPVAVLVHGGPWNHVDPDEFGAGYSAFLANRGYVVFEPNFRGSTGFGRDYLLAPRGDFGNGRVQRDIEEGVHALLDAGIGDADRVAMVGASFGGYTTLLALTWQSDLFKAGVAFVPPADFAWDLTWIGRTPEANRLSRELPYERWMAAMSLDLADPVAMQRLHAQSPLSNASRMRRPLLVIAGGRDQRVALRGVLGYAANLHLLGRDVTLVVDPDAGHVNERAVAREAGFYLMADMLHRHIGGRADDAPDAEMTAYIEKNTALPQAIATK
- a CDS encoding GAF domain-containing hybrid sensor histidine kinase/response regulator, which produces MSESPPKQGPDSDLSWLDAGGEAGALIRAFDWSATGLGHIGQWPQSLRTATALLLLSPVPIVLLWGERGIMIYNDAYSVFAGSRHPRLLGSEVRKGWAEIADFNDNVMRVGLAGGTLAYRDQELTLERHGKPEPVWMNLDYSPVLDETGRPGGVIAIVVETTERVRAEQRVRESEERLRFLDELGKRTAETTDADRIMAITARMLGEYLDVSVCAYADMDADEDGFTIRGDWATDGATSIVGHYRLSAFGKRAVHELHAGRPLVLHDNAAELHPDEAATFLSIGLAATICMPLIKENRLTALMAIHDASPRCWTPRELALLAEVSERCWAHIERARAEAVTRDGERRFREELEAQVAERTAALERSEANIRTIFETSHLYQGLMSADGTLLYINGTALAGIGVTLEDVVGLPFWLTPWFTDTPGMSDTVEAAVRRVAGGATENISMTLTLPTGVRAFDFSLRPVVNERGDVTAMVPEAVEKTARIKAEQALMQVQKMEALGSLTGGIAHDFNNLLMAVQGSLELLRERMPQEPLLLRLLDNARAGAERGSSLTGRMLAFARRQELKTERVDLRALVDGMADLMQRSLGSTVTVETHFGPRLPAVEVDANQLETALLNLAVNARDAMDGAGRLVIATDEVWLQDSLAQLAPGHYVRLALSDSGSGMDELTLKRATEPFFTTKGVGKGTGLGLSMVHGLAEQSGGALLLHSVPGEGTTAEIWLPAADGPASAHRLPDDAMPLLRMGDGHLRTVLSVDDDDLVRSTTVEMLEDLGYRVLSTSSAEEALRVLERMPVDLVITDHAMPRMTGAQLVLRLQERWPTLPVIMATGYAELPMGTQLEIPRLAKPYSQAALAEIVHRTLDGRITSSR